A region from the Leptospira neocaledonica genome encodes:
- a CDS encoding fumarylacetoacetate hydrolase family protein encodes MAKNYIRYEKNNKIDWGFYKDGSVTPLGFGDLSTKEFLEAIQKNSKTKIETKYTLDRLSILSPITAPCQIVCQGANYRQHLIESGLNPDDKTYNMFFTKSDASLSSPLGNVIKPKHVKLLDYEIELGLVFGKRIDSNSNVTLGNASQFVAAFFMANDISARDIQLPQLQWYKGKSYRTFLPAGPMLAILEPGDFELLENLELTLLVNDEIRQHDTASNLVYKPAETILELSKFCNINPGDILITGTPSGCALKAPGKLIQKIGGLLSEKKKWELFIKGQSKRKEYLQPKDRIRSSIRTADRRIDLGDQILNVVQDLT; translated from the coding sequence ATGGCAAAGAATTATATTCGATATGAGAAAAACAATAAAATCGATTGGGGATTTTATAAAGACGGATCGGTAACACCCTTAGGGTTCGGAGATCTAAGCACAAAGGAATTTTTAGAGGCTATACAAAAAAATTCAAAAACAAAAATCGAAACAAAATACACGTTAGACAGACTTTCCATTCTTTCTCCGATTACGGCCCCATGTCAGATCGTATGCCAAGGAGCGAATTATAGACAACATTTAATAGAATCAGGGTTAAACCCGGATGACAAAACCTATAATATGTTTTTTACTAAATCGGATGCCTCTCTTTCTTCTCCTCTAGGGAACGTGATAAAGCCAAAACATGTTAAACTTCTGGACTATGAAATCGAATTAGGATTAGTCTTCGGCAAAAGAATAGATTCAAATTCTAATGTGACTTTAGGCAATGCCTCCCAATTTGTCGCCGCATTCTTTATGGCAAACGATATTTCCGCAAGGGACATTCAGTTACCTCAACTCCAATGGTATAAAGGAAAATCTTATAGGACCTTTTTACCTGCAGGGCCGATGCTTGCGATTTTAGAGCCGGGAGATTTCGAACTTCTAGAAAATTTAGAACTAACCTTATTGGTAAACGACGAGATCCGACAACACGATACTGCTTCTAATTTGGTTTATAAACCTGCCGAAACAATTTTAGAACTATCAAAATTTTGTAATATAAATCCGGGAGACATTCTCATTACTGGTACTCCTTCCGGTTGTGCACTAAAAGCTCCAGGAAAATTGATCCAAAAGATCGGCGGCCTTTTATCTGAAAAGAAAAAATGGGAACTGTTTATAAAGGGCCAATCTAAACGAAAAGAATATCTGCAGCCAAAGGACAGGATCCGCTCTTCGATCCGGACTGCAGACAGGAGGATCGACTTAGGCGACCAAATTTTAAATGTAGTGCAAGATCTTACTTAG
- a CDS encoding MerR family transcriptional regulator: protein MSKFLSISEISEITNFSPYTLRYYEKIGILRKPERMYGKDRKYSEKEIRHLKGIKALKEMNMSLDDIKEFFLEGCILDKVESGENFKPPLNKRIRILETHLQKLEQKKKDLESMIRLAKSKLKEYETLLKTE from the coding sequence ATGAGTAAGTTTCTAAGTATTTCGGAAATTTCAGAGATCACGAATTTTAGTCCTTATACACTTCGTTATTACGAGAAAATCGGAATCCTACGCAAACCGGAAAGAATGTATGGAAAAGATCGGAAATATTCTGAGAAGGAGATCCGCCATCTTAAGGGAATCAAAGCTTTAAAAGAAATGAATATGTCCTTGGATGATATTAAGGAATTTTTCTTGGAAGGATGTATTCTAGACAAGGTAGAGAGTGGAGAAAATTTCAAACCACCTTTAAACAAAAGGATCCGGATCTTAGAGACCCATCTACAAAAGTTAGAACAAAAGAAGAAGGATCTAGAATCGATGATCCGACTTGCGAAATCGAAATTAAAAGAATATGAGACTCTTTTAAAAACAGAATAG
- a CDS encoding amidohydrolase family protein, with amino-acid sequence MRKQISAIDVHHHFIPSFYTEALYRQGIKVVAGAPLPSWNPERSLGAMDINGVRTAITSISSPGVYFGNREEAVSLARRCNEYAREIKELYPGRFGSFAILPMPLPKEATQEAIYSLDTLKAEGIVLLASTRGKFLGDPDFEELMLELDKRNAVVFVHPDIHPSSETLGLKTPGFILEFLCDTTRAAVNLIYTGTLEKYPRIKWILAHAGGFLPYVAWRISLGNLLPEISERTPQGIMTYLRRFYFDTALSPSPFAMAALKELVEPDHILFGSDFPFAPEPLFVHQREELSTLKEFDPSTLAGIDRGHALKLFPNLAMKGEVSGKAPIFDRVNLSTAIKFQVIKRFVSLASRARKR; translated from the coding sequence ATGCGTAAACAAATCAGCGCAATCGACGTGCATCATCATTTTATTCCTTCTTTTTATACGGAAGCCCTCTATCGACAGGGAATAAAGGTAGTTGCAGGGGCTCCTCTTCCTTCCTGGAATCCTGAACGTTCTTTGGGGGCGATGGATATAAATGGGGTCCGAACCGCGATTACTTCTATTTCATCTCCGGGTGTATATTTTGGGAATCGTGAAGAGGCTGTTTCTTTGGCTCGTCGTTGCAATGAATACGCGAGAGAGATAAAAGAATTATATCCTGGAAGATTCGGATCTTTCGCGATTCTACCGATGCCTCTTCCTAAAGAAGCAACTCAAGAGGCGATTTATTCTTTAGATACTTTGAAAGCAGAAGGAATCGTCCTACTCGCCAGTACCAGAGGAAAATTTTTAGGAGATCCTGACTTTGAGGAGCTTATGCTTGAACTGGATAAAAGAAATGCTGTTGTATTTGTACATCCTGATATTCATCCAAGTAGTGAAACATTAGGTTTGAAAACTCCCGGTTTCATATTGGAGTTCCTCTGCGATACTACCCGGGCGGCAGTAAATCTAATCTATACGGGCACTCTCGAGAAGTATCCTAGGATCAAATGGATTCTTGCTCACGCAGGAGGATTTCTGCCTTATGTGGCATGGAGAATATCTTTGGGAAATCTTCTGCCGGAAATTTCCGAAAGAACTCCTCAAGGTATTATGACCTATCTTAGAAGGTTTTATTTTGATACTGCTCTATCCCCTTCTCCTTTTGCAATGGCTGCGCTAAAAGAATTAGTGGAACCGGATCATATTTTGTTCGGTAGTGATTTTCCCTTTGCTCCCGAACCTTTATTTGTGCATCAAAGAGAAGAGCTTAGTACATTAAAAGAATTTGATCCTTCTACTCTTGCCGGAATTGACAGAGGCCACGCTTTGAAACTTTTTCCAAACTTAGCAATGAAGGGAGAAGTTTCAGGAAAAGCGCCTATTTTCGATCGAGTAAATCTAAGTACAGCGATCAAATTCCAAGTAATCAAACGGTTTGTAAGTTTGGCTTCGAGAGCCAGGAAACGTTAG
- a CDS encoding alpha/beta fold hydrolase, whose translation MELRKSDSKPELKKLSVGARKIQFYETGKGEPVLMLHGGGPGASGISNYSKNIEVLGENFRVIVPDMPGYGGSTKGINRKDPFGDLATAMLQFLDILGVSQVHVIGNSLGGACALRMGLEKPNMISSLILMGPGGVDTTRSLPTKGLNRLFNYYSGKGPSLEKITEFIREYLVFEGINVPSALIEERYKSSIDPEVIQAPPLRRPKGIPNFKNFDFTRDPRLLKCEIPTLVLWGTEDKVNRPSGGPSLQKRLPNCDLYLFNKTGHWVQWERAEEFNSITKSFISLHSQSKVSGRIR comes from the coding sequence ATGGAACTGAGGAAGTCGGATTCGAAGCCAGAACTAAAGAAATTATCTGTCGGAGCTAGAAAGATCCAATTCTATGAAACCGGTAAAGGTGAGCCGGTTTTAATGTTACATGGAGGCGGGCCCGGGGCCTCCGGAATATCGAATTATTCTAAGAATATAGAAGTTCTTGGGGAAAATTTCAGGGTGATTGTTCCGGATATGCCGGGCTATGGAGGATCAACGAAAGGAATTAATAGAAAAGATCCATTCGGGGATCTCGCGACTGCAATGTTACAATTTTTAGATATTCTCGGAGTATCTCAGGTCCATGTGATTGGAAATTCATTGGGTGGGGCTTGTGCTCTTCGAATGGGATTAGAAAAACCGAATATGATTTCTTCTCTTATCCTAATGGGGCCTGGTGGGGTGGATACGACTCGATCTCTTCCAACGAAAGGTCTAAACCGACTTTTTAATTATTATTCGGGAAAAGGGCCGAGCTTAGAAAAAATTACTGAATTTATTCGAGAATATTTGGTTTTCGAAGGGATCAACGTTCCTTCTGCCTTAATTGAAGAAAGGTATAAGTCCAGTATTGATCCGGAAGTGATCCAAGCTCCTCCCCTACGTAGACCCAAAGGGATTCCAAATTTTAAAAATTTCGATTTCACAAGAGATCCAAGACTTTTGAAATGCGAGATCCCTACATTGGTGCTGTGGGGAACTGAGGATAAGGTAAACCGACCAAGTGGTGGCCCTTCATTGCAAAAACGCTTACCGAATTGCGATCTATATCTATTTAATAAGACAGGGCATTGGGTACAATGGGAGAGAGCGGAAGAGTTCAATTCCATTACGAAATCTTTTATCTCTTTACATTCACAATCGAAAGTATCCGGGAGGATTCGTTAA
- a CDS encoding TetR/AcrR family transcriptional regulator encodes MAIAKRRKVLLPKRERTRAQIMNAALRLFAIKDAGETSIAEVSAEAEIANGTFYNYFKTKEELLEASALALAESLVAEAVRLMPDITDGAERMALGGMLFLKRARNDADWAWALIRVAAVAPRMSELLRAQPMKDMQKAIKVGKFTIDSEESALGLYVGALHYGIRNILEGRVKNKSHDVEMIALVLKAFGVSATTAKNISQRAFDRVWKE; translated from the coding sequence ATGGCAATTGCGAAGCGTCGAAAAGTTCTACTTCCTAAGAGAGAAAGAACAAGAGCGCAAATTATGAATGCTGCTCTAAGATTATTCGCTATCAAAGACGCGGGAGAAACTTCGATCGCAGAAGTTTCTGCAGAAGCCGAAATTGCGAACGGAACTTTTTATAATTATTTCAAAACGAAAGAAGAATTATTAGAAGCATCTGCGTTAGCCTTGGCAGAATCCTTGGTTGCAGAAGCAGTGCGATTGATGCCTGATATCACGGATGGGGCCGAGAGAATGGCATTGGGTGGAATGCTTTTTTTAAAAAGAGCAAGAAACGATGCAGATTGGGCTTGGGCTTTGATTCGTGTTGCCGCGGTCGCACCCAGAATGAGCGAACTTCTTCGAGCCCAACCTATGAAAGATATGCAAAAAGCTATCAAGGTCGGAAAGTTTACAATCGATTCCGAAGAATCCGCTTTGGGTTTGTATGTTGGTGCTTTACATTATGGAATCAGGAATATTCTGGAAGGTAGAGTGAAAAATAAATCCCATGACGTGGAAATGATAGCTTTGGTTCTAAAAGCGTTCGGCGTTTCTGCGACTACCGCTAAGAATATCAGCCAAAGAGCCTTTGATAGAGTTTGGAAAGAGTAA
- a CDS encoding VOC family protein: MFENGPADLFNSAQLGYVIIESNHLDRWLQLGKDAIGLHAEYLSEDILSFRIDWHVRRFLIRKGDAEDFTVLGFQIKDENSLKKILEKLKERKVEVRRGSGIEASLRGIEAFWEFSGPKGLKIEIFTNPILTETPLNMLSKGFVTEQFGMGHVAIVSKQPERLIKFWKEIFGARVSDQIEQKMSGVILDITFLRMNPRHHSIAIAATRGLRMDPLSTKIQHLNIEVKNLEDMTQAYRRCKELGFEIAHGIGQHPNDLELSFYIVTPSGFELEIGWNPISVSEIQWKQNKYKQISAWGHEPEISTALSRLNEFRRGVFSLFRSEYIPF; the protein is encoded by the coding sequence ATGTTCGAGAACGGTCCGGCGGATTTATTCAATTCCGCACAATTAGGGTATGTAATCATCGAGTCCAATCATTTGGATAGATGGCTTCAATTGGGAAAGGATGCAATCGGTCTTCATGCGGAATATTTGTCCGAAGACATACTATCTTTCCGGATCGATTGGCACGTTAGGCGATTTCTTATTAGGAAGGGGGACGCAGAAGATTTTACAGTCTTAGGGTTTCAGATTAAGGATGAGAATTCTCTTAAGAAAATATTAGAAAAATTGAAAGAACGAAAAGTAGAAGTTCGAAGAGGGAGCGGGATCGAAGCGAGCCTAAGAGGAATTGAAGCTTTTTGGGAATTTTCCGGTCCTAAGGGATTGAAGATCGAGATCTTCACTAATCCTATTCTAACTGAAACACCTTTAAATATGTTATCTAAAGGTTTTGTAACGGAACAGTTCGGAATGGGTCATGTGGCTATAGTTTCCAAACAACCGGAAAGGCTGATCAAATTTTGGAAGGAAATCTTTGGAGCAAGGGTTAGTGATCAAATAGAACAAAAAATGTCCGGGGTAATATTGGATATTACCTTCCTAAGAATGAATCCTCGCCATCACTCCATCGCTATAGCTGCAACTCGAGGCCTTCGCATGGACCCACTTTCTACTAAGATCCAACATTTGAATATAGAAGTGAAAAATTTGGAGGATATGACTCAGGCATACCGGCGTTGTAAGGAGTTAGGATTTGAAATCGCCCATGGGATAGGACAACATCCGAACGATCTGGAGCTATCTTTCTATATCGTTACTCCTTCCGGTTTTGAATTAGAAATAGGATGGAATCCTATCTCAGTAAGCGAAATCCAATGGAAACAGAATAAATATAAACAGATCAGTGCTTGGGGCCATGAGCCGGAGATTTCTACTGCGTTATCTAGGTTGAATGAATTTCGAAGAGGAGTTTTCTCTTTATTTCGTTCGGAATACATCCCGTTCTAA
- a CDS encoding 2-keto-4-pentenoate hydratase — protein sequence MGDLENFSNIRSAASALLGARKNGKPIPPITKTFGIHGLEISYEIAKINNIERLGTGAKEIGKKIGLTSKAVQSQLGVDQPDFGTLFSDMEYLDSDEVPTSKLLQPKVEAEVAFILAQDIQGNIPSYGEFLNSILYALPALEIVDSAIEDWKIKLEDTVADNASCGLFVLGNQPITLGNLDLAGAGMFLRKNGKVESVGSGAACLNHPLRAAYWLAKNLIERGQGLKKGEIILSGALGPMISIQAGDDLDAEIKGLGRVSCKMV from the coding sequence ATGGGCGATTTGGAAAATTTTTCGAATATTAGATCCGCCGCTTCTGCGTTATTGGGAGCTAGAAAAAACGGGAAGCCGATTCCACCGATCACTAAAACATTCGGTATTCATGGTTTAGAAATTTCTTATGAAATAGCTAAGATCAATAATATAGAACGATTAGGAACGGGTGCAAAGGAGATCGGTAAGAAGATAGGGCTGACTTCTAAAGCAGTTCAGTCGCAGTTAGGTGTAGATCAACCCGATTTTGGAACTCTTTTCTCTGATATGGAATATTTGGATTCGGATGAAGTGCCGACTTCAAAACTTCTTCAGCCTAAAGTTGAAGCAGAAGTGGCTTTCATATTGGCACAAGATATACAAGGAAATATACCTAGTTACGGAGAATTTTTGAATTCTATCTTATATGCTCTTCCTGCTCTGGAGATCGTAGATAGTGCTATTGAAGATTGGAAGATCAAACTTGAGGATACTGTGGCTGATAATGCTTCATGTGGTCTTTTTGTATTGGGTAATCAACCTATCACTTTGGGAAATCTCGATCTGGCCGGCGCAGGTATGTTTCTTAGAAAGAACGGAAAGGTAGAATCTGTCGGATCCGGCGCTGCGTGTTTGAATCATCCGCTAAGAGCCGCCTATTGGCTTGCAAAAAATCTAATAGAGAGAGGCCAAGGCCTGAAAAAAGGGGAAATTATTTTATCCGGTGCATTAGGGCCCATGATATCCATTCAGGCTGGAGACGATTTGGACGCAGAGATCAAAGGACTCGGAAGAGTCTCTTGTAAAATGGTTTAA
- a CDS encoding bifunctional 3-(3-hydroxy-phenyl)propionate/3-hydroxycinnamic acid hydroxylase, with protein sequence MENLNRSNRLIYDVAIIGLGPAGLTLAHILGKRGLNVIILEKEPVFYGNARAVYTDDECLRAFQAAGVADEIHKDMMFDIPVQFTYEDGTPLGQYMPTGTPNGWPIVNFLYQPYLETKLSEKLGQYDNVKVLRGREFRSLAQDPEGVTVYHIASEGTAYGQKSENPKPKEQEDEQSIRASFVVGCDGGRSKVREFLNIKLKGKNFPEPWLVVDLRQKNLELGLRHLPYFNFYCDPNGPVVSCPQPDGFHRFEFRLKAGTSKEHMERPETIRMLLSKHVNPDHFEIKRRLVYTFNGLVAEKWKDGRVLLAGDAAHMTPQFMGQGMSSGIRDAFNLGWKLIEVIDGRANEKLLDTYQNERYFHAKAMIQVSTILKDVVSLENKFLATLRNGILKIIKSIPSLYKIFQEGKFKPKPKYKNGKYFGLPRNSANRHAGTLIPQPDLQIMDGTNKKMDQIIGNSFALIGQGIDPREGLSDQSLSFLNSIGTKYITIYEKGRRPQGIRGVGRDFDSDLSEVEDIYSLLKPWFYEAGYKKNALVLLRPDKFVFGMSRSNGDKLVEELKHQLGVISPVRNQRLKSFVGV encoded by the coding sequence ATGGAAAATTTAAATAGATCGAATAGGCTCATTTATGATGTTGCGATTATAGGATTGGGTCCTGCCGGACTTACTCTTGCTCATATCTTAGGTAAAAGAGGATTAAATGTTATCATTCTCGAAAAGGAGCCGGTGTTTTACGGAAACGCTAGGGCGGTATACACGGACGATGAATGTCTGAGGGCTTTTCAGGCAGCAGGTGTTGCTGATGAAATACATAAGGATATGATGTTCGATATCCCCGTTCAATTTACCTACGAAGATGGAACGCCTCTCGGTCAATATATGCCGACAGGAACTCCAAATGGATGGCCTATCGTTAACTTTTTATACCAACCTTATTTGGAAACAAAACTCAGCGAAAAGTTAGGCCAATACGACAATGTAAAAGTTCTTCGAGGTAGAGAATTTCGTTCTCTTGCACAGGATCCGGAGGGCGTGACTGTTTATCATATTGCCTCCGAAGGAACGGCCTATGGGCAGAAATCTGAAAATCCTAAACCGAAGGAACAAGAGGATGAGCAATCTATTCGAGCCTCGTTTGTTGTTGGCTGCGATGGTGGAAGAAGTAAAGTACGCGAATTTTTAAACATAAAATTAAAAGGGAAAAATTTTCCGGAACCTTGGCTGGTTGTAGACTTAAGACAGAAAAATTTGGAATTAGGACTTCGTCATTTACCGTATTTCAATTTTTACTGCGACCCGAACGGACCTGTCGTGAGTTGCCCTCAGCCTGACGGTTTCCATCGATTCGAATTTAGGCTAAAAGCAGGAACTTCTAAGGAACACATGGAAAGGCCGGAGACAATACGGATGTTATTGTCTAAACATGTGAATCCGGATCATTTCGAAATAAAACGCAGATTGGTATACACGTTTAACGGACTCGTTGCGGAAAAATGGAAAGACGGTCGTGTTCTTTTGGCAGGCGATGCGGCGCATATGACTCCTCAGTTTATGGGGCAAGGAATGAGCTCAGGGATACGAGATGCTTTTAATCTTGGATGGAAATTGATCGAAGTGATCGATGGAAGAGCAAACGAAAAGTTATTGGATACATATCAGAATGAAAGATACTTTCATGCCAAAGCTATGATCCAAGTTTCTACGATCCTAAAGGACGTAGTTTCTTTGGAAAATAAGTTTCTTGCTACGTTGAGAAATGGTATATTAAAAATAATTAAATCGATCCCAAGTTTGTATAAAATATTCCAGGAAGGAAAATTTAAACCTAAGCCTAAATATAAGAATGGAAAATATTTTGGCTTACCAAGGAATTCTGCCAACCGTCATGCAGGCACTTTGATACCTCAACCGGATCTTCAGATCATGGACGGTACAAATAAAAAAATGGATCAGATCATCGGAAATTCTTTCGCTTTGATTGGACAGGGTATTGATCCGAGAGAAGGCCTTTCCGATCAGTCTCTATCTTTTCTGAATTCTATCGGTACTAAGTATATTACAATTTATGAAAAAGGAAGAAGGCCTCAAGGCATTCGTGGAGTGGGTCGAGACTTTGATTCGGATCTGAGCGAAGTAGAAGATATTTATAGCCTCTTAAAGCCTTGGTTCTATGAAGCAGGATATAAGAAAAATGCATTAGTTTTACTTCGTCCGGACAAATTCGTATTCGGCATGTCAAGGTCAAACGGTGATAAACTTGTCGAAGAATTAAAACATCAGCTTGGTGTGATTTCTCCCGTTAGAAACCAGCGATTGAAATCGTTTGTTGGGGTTTAA
- a CDS encoding VOC family protein yields the protein MPTRIPKRSEKPISKAQDIAYIRLGRKDLESAYRYYIDFGLKVKSRTEDRILFHAISSGFPCWSIEKANRDFLLGFGFFVSDKKQFAELQKLDGAIFHPKGRFGDIPSVTLFDPSGLPVDAVNSSSHQISKVNSKRIWNHFDIIKRINTPQPSISGPPKVIRLGHAVFLKQEFFKNAQWYCDTFGLIPSDIQLLPKSKEPVLAFLRCNREGELTDHHTIVVATGADDRLEHCAFELKDLDEIAQGREWLLSKGWKPAWGLGRHLLGSQIFDYERDPTGMLVEHYTDGDKFDHSVPVGFHEISRKSLYQWGQDMPEDFLDTRLNFQSLKELIKGLIAKREIRIKTLIQMKTMASKSPRKWIKY from the coding sequence ATGCCAACACGCATTCCTAAACGATCGGAAAAACCGATTAGCAAGGCTCAAGATATCGCCTACATTAGATTAGGTAGAAAAGACCTAGAGTCTGCGTATCGTTACTATATCGATTTCGGTCTCAAGGTCAAAAGTAGAACGGAAGATAGAATTCTTTTCCATGCTATTAGCTCCGGATTCCCCTGTTGGTCTATCGAAAAGGCCAATAGGGATTTTTTACTCGGTTTTGGGTTTTTCGTTTCGGACAAGAAACAATTTGCTGAACTACAAAAATTAGATGGAGCAATATTCCATCCAAAAGGAAGATTTGGGGATATTCCATCAGTCACTCTATTCGATCCTTCCGGTCTCCCGGTAGATGCAGTTAATTCTTCTTCTCATCAAATATCGAAAGTGAATTCCAAGAGAATTTGGAATCATTTTGATATAATCAAACGTATCAATACGCCTCAGCCGAGTATCTCAGGTCCTCCGAAGGTGATTCGATTAGGACATGCAGTTTTTCTAAAACAGGAATTCTTTAAAAACGCACAGTGGTATTGTGATACCTTCGGCCTGATTCCTTCTGATATTCAGTTACTACCAAAATCAAAAGAGCCTGTTCTGGCCTTTCTTAGATGTAATAGAGAAGGAGAATTGACTGATCACCATACGATCGTAGTTGCCACTGGAGCAGACGATCGTTTAGAACATTGCGCCTTCGAGCTAAAAGACTTAGATGAAATCGCCCAAGGAAGGGAATGGTTGCTCAGCAAAGGTTGGAAGCCTGCTTGGGGATTGGGAAGGCATTTATTAGGAAGCCAGATATTCGACTATGAAAGAGATCCAACTGGAATGTTAGTCGAACATTATACGGATGGAGACAAATTTGATCATTCAGTTCCTGTGGGATTCCATGAGATAAGCCGAAAAAGTTTATATCAATGGGGACAAGATATGCCCGAAGATTTTTTGGATACTAGATTGAATTTTCAAAGCTTAAAGGAACTTATCAAGGGATTAATTGCAAAAAGAGAGATCCGAATCAAAACGTTAATACAAATGAAAACGATGGCTTCTAAATCCCCCAGAAAATGGATTAAATACTAA
- a CDS encoding DUF2721 domain-containing protein — translation MDLLSYNTPGLLFPAISLLMLAFTNRFFGLTSLARQLLEKYRETREELLVAQVKNLRFRISLVRYSQSFGILSLISCTLSIGSISLHNNLAWFFFGASLLLMIFSLVYSLLEIHYSTKALKIEIEDALKENSHE, via the coding sequence ATGGATTTACTTTCTTATAATACACCTGGATTACTTTTCCCTGCTATTTCTCTTTTGATGTTGGCATTCACAAATCGATTTTTCGGGCTCACTTCCCTTGCAAGACAACTTCTGGAAAAGTATCGGGAAACAAGAGAAGAGCTGCTTGTAGCTCAGGTAAAAAACTTAAGATTTCGGATCTCACTCGTAAGATATTCTCAGTCGTTCGGAATTTTGAGCCTGATCTCTTGCACACTCTCTATCGGGTCGATTTCGTTACATAACAATCTAGCTTGGTTTTTTTTCGGAGCATCTCTCTTATTAATGATCTTCTCCTTGGTTTATTCTTTACTCGAAATCCATTACTCGACCAAAGCACTAAAAATAGAAATTGAAGACGCATTAAAAGAAAATTCCCATGAATAG
- a CDS encoding DMT family transporter: MLSIKPYLYLVFFALITGTTFHVAKEALASFSPSLAGALRFIFATLFLFLFVLLTDRKLLKVDKRNLIVFVSLGIIGVFGFNFFFFMGMKKASPMNAAIVIAASPAIAIFLSYFLLNTKIKFQHYLGTLISFLGVVLVISDGSMVALTNAFHGEGILPILIAATCWSFYSVGMKKYIPGVSTIQTTAFTALFGTIALLVLTLINGDWSVGFKDIPNSAWLSILYMAGLSTFLGYLCWNYGIQAVGPDKAVIFGNLIPVIAMLTSWVLGEAPNVFDLGGAFLVILGIFIVNAKLQWAKLNRKVEVSK; encoded by the coding sequence ATGTTATCTATTAAGCCATATCTTTATCTAGTATTTTTTGCTTTGATTACCGGGACCACATTTCATGTGGCTAAAGAAGCGCTTGCCTCTTTTTCGCCGAGTTTAGCCGGAGCACTCCGTTTTATATTTGCTACTCTGTTCTTGTTTTTATTCGTACTTCTTACGGATAGAAAATTACTAAAGGTAGATAAAAGAAATTTAATCGTATTCGTTTCACTCGGGATTATCGGGGTTTTTGGATTCAATTTTTTCTTCTTTATGGGAATGAAAAAAGCCTCTCCCATGAATGCTGCGATTGTGATTGCAGCTAGTCCAGCGATCGCTATCTTTCTCTCTTACTTTCTATTAAATACTAAAATTAAATTTCAGCATTACCTGGGAACCTTGATCTCTTTCTTAGGAGTTGTACTTGTAATCTCCGATGGAAGCATGGTGGCTCTTACTAATGCATTTCATGGAGAAGGGATACTTCCCATTTTGATTGCGGCTACTTGCTGGAGTTTTTATTCGGTAGGAATGAAAAAATATATTCCGGGAGTCTCTACAATCCAAACAACCGCATTTACTGCCTTATTCGGAACTATCGCTTTATTAGTTTTAACTTTGATCAACGGTGACTGGAGCGTAGGGTTTAAGGATATTCCCAACTCGGCATGGTTATCCATTCTCTATATGGCAGGCTTGAGTACCTTCTTAGGTTATCTTTGTTGGAATTACGGCATCCAAGCTGTAGGCCCTGATAAAGCGGTCATTTTTGGAAATCTGATCCCGGTGATTGCAATGTTAACTTCTTGGGTTTTAGGAGAAGCTCCTAACGTGTTCGATCTTGGCGGAGCTTTTCTCGTGATCTTAGGTATCTTTATAGTAAATGCAAAGCTACAATGGGCAAAGTTAAATAGAAAAGTCGAAGTTTCTAAGTAA